The DNA region AATATTTAGAATAAAATCWCCTTTAGCTATAGGTATTGCAATAGGCACTGCATCGCATGCTGTTGGTACTAGTAAGGCAATAGAGATGGGAGAGACTGARGGAGCTATGTCTGGTCTTGCTATAGGTATAGCTGGAGCTTTAACKGTTATACTTCTTCCTATACTATATAAACTGCTTGTTACTATATGGTAGAAATTTTTAAGTTTGTAAAAATATTTTTTAAGTTTTTTATTTGTGGTGGCTTTGCCCCCTGCGAAGCGTGCCAGTATGGTACACACCCCCACTTCTTTTGTCGCCACAAAGAAGAAAAAGAACTGAATTTTTATGATAAATTTTATAATTTAATTGTACATTAAAAGTACTCCCCCRCACGMCTAAGARRTTATAATTRAAGCAWAAYATTAYCGTGCGGCAAGGTGGTACAGCTCGTACGCGGGAAAAAGTTGAATAAAACAAAAACTATAATA from Brachyspira sp. SAP_772 includes:
- a CDS encoding LrgB family protein, with the translated sequence IFRIKSPLAIGIAIGTASHAVGTSKAIEMGETEGAMSGLAIGIAGALTVILLPILYKLLVTIW